In the genome of Colletes latitarsis isolate SP2378_abdomen chromosome 9, iyColLati1, whole genome shotgun sequence, one region contains:
- the Ndufv3 gene encoding NADH:ubiquinone oxidoreductase subunit V3, whose protein sequence is MLRLILNKILTQKGELTQLRFLCTKTSKQSAMNPNVLGLSDKCVKVPNAPVGPGAAKDKEYKNPEYFCYHVDSFGEAEVELAKHRLPAPSNKVPFNR, encoded by the exons ATGTTACgtctaattttaaataaaattttaacacaG aaagGAGAATTAACGCAATTACGATTTTTATGTACAAAAACAAGCAAGCAATCTGCAATGAATCCAAACGTTCTTGGATTGAGTGACAAATGTGTTAAAGTTCCAAATGCAC CTGTAGGTCCTGGTGCTGCCAAGGATAAAGAATACAAAAATCCAGAATATTTTTGTTATCACGTAGACAGTTTTGGAGAAGCAGAAGTAGAATTAGCAAAACATAGATTACCAGCACCTTCTAATAAAGTACCTTTTAATCGATAA
- the LOC143345925 gene encoding replication protein A 32 kDa subunit gives MWSTNLDNSGSFEGGFMDNSKKASQSDVKFRRVQTIASVMIRHLLTYPTVEDIRIWDIPTRMFSIVGIIRNFEETATKMAYDVEDQTGTITALKWLEADKKASGLLMQTNIYVNVIGLLREQNEKRHMLILKLRPLVNLNELTTHLLEVTFLMLKAEAMLKNELENNQKNDTNEGPSEDTPYYGMTKEQTLVYKIIHAQNATESGIERCDIKTQVPRKMLTEVDGILDFLVSEGHIYTTSTDDHFKTT, from the exons ATGTGGTCGACTAATTTAGATAATAGTGGGAGTTTTGAAGGCGGATTTATGGATAATAGTAAGAAAGCTTCGCAAAGTGACGTAAAATTTCGAAGAGTGCAAACTATTGCTTCTGTCATGATACGACATTTACTCACTTACCCTACAGTCGAGGATATAAGAATCTGGGATATTCCTACACGCATGTTTTCGATTGTTGGAATAATACGAAACTTCGAGGAAACTGCAACAAAAATGGCATATGACGTAGAAGATCAGACAG GTACAATAACTGCGCTGAAATGGTTAGAAGCAGATAAAAAAGCATCGGGTCTTCTTATGCAGACAAACATATATGTTAACGTTATTGGCTTGCTCAGAGAACAGAATGAGAAACGACACATGCTTATTTTGAAACTAAGACCATTAGTAAATTTGAATGAGTTAACAACTCATCTACTTGAAGTTACTTTTCTTATGTTAAAAGCTGAAGCAATGCTGAAAAATGAGTTAGAAAACAATCAAAAGAATGATACAAATGAAGGACCAAGCGAAGATACTCCTTATTATGGAATGACGAAAGAGCAAACATTAGTTTATAAAATTATTCATGCACAAAATGCTACCGAATCTGGCATTGAAAGATGTGATATTAAAACCCAAGTACCAAGAAAAATGTTAACAGAAGTAGATGGTATATTAGATTTCCTTGTTTCCGAAGGTCACATATATACAACAAGTACAGATGATCATTTTAAAACAACTTAA
- the LOC143345688 gene encoding U6 snRNA-associated Sm-like protein LSm6 → MSRKEALSQFIQQIHGRPVVVKLNSGIDYRGVLACLDGYMNIALEQTEEYVNGQLKDKYGDAFIRGNNVLYISTQKRKT, encoded by the exons ATGAGTCGAAAAGAAGCATTATCTCAATTTATTCAACAGATCCATGGCCGTCCTGTTGTTGTAAAGTTAAATAGTGGCATAGATTATAGAG GTGTTTTAGCATGTCTTGATGGTTATATGAATATTGCACTTGAACAAACGGAAGAATAtgtgaacggtcaattaaaagaCAAATATGGTGATGCTTTTATACGTGGTAATAATGTATTATATATCAGCACACAAAAACGTAAAActtaa